CCAAATCATTGTGTTCTAGATGATGCAAGAATGAGTAGTGCTGTTGTGCACCAACAGTCCAATCATGTAGAGTCGGACCAGTGTCGGTATAAATGGATCTCGCGATAGGATCTCGGCCAGAGCCCGTATCTCTGGGGAGTAGCCAGCGATGCCCTTCAAATGGTGGCTCAAAGTCTTTGGGTACTTCGAAGTTCAGGGGGCCCTGCCAGCTTGGAAGACTCGAGGCGCGCCAGTCGTGCTTCAGTTGTGACTTTGATCGAGATGGTTGTTTCACGTCGTACAATTCAGGCAGATATGGGAGTGCAGTTCCCGGATGACTGTGAAGAGATGCGAGGGCTGCCTCATTTATCACATTTGCTGATACCATCAGCGTGCTTGGATTGTCGAGTTTCGTCTTGACAATGGTCGAAATGGCGTTATCCTCCAGGAACACAGTGTCGCCGTCGATTCGGATGTACATCACATCATCCTTTGCAACTTTCCACTCCATTTCATAGCCGCGAGAGGATATACTATATGCGGGTGTTTGATTCACGATTGAGTACAGCCAATCCATGCTGACGGCGTCATCGGTCTGCGGCACAAAGACAACCTGATCAAGAAATCCATTATTATGGACCAAGTTTTTCTTGAATTGTGTCAGACGTGATCCATATACATAGTGAGGGGTAGATTGTACATACCTGCAAATAGCAGTCCAAGATTGCTGTACGCTCGTGGTAGTGGAAGGGAACTAAAGCAACTATCTTGAAGCCCTGCGGTTTAGAGTAATGACCCGTTCCATGCGAAAATGCgaaaaaaggagaaatctCTTTGCGAAACAGCAGCGAAGAGATATAAAAGGGTATAAGCCCGGGGTTGGAGTAAGCTAACACGATAAAAATGATGCTTGCATAGCCAATAACGCCCCACAGAAGGACAAAGGCCCAATCACGCCAGCGCGAGTGCTTTTTCTCATTGTTGGACTCGATATCGCGAAGGTTCTGGGTGCGACCCATGATTAACAGTTCCCGCGCCATCAAGCAGTTGTCCGAGGAgtcgaagatgatggaaATGTCACTGTGAGTCTTCGGGCATCATGGCCTAGTTTTATGTCTAGCAAGACCATCTTTCCGGTTGGTTGAAAAAAGCTTGAGAATCCGTTTTCAGAACATGGAAGTCCTAGCAGTCACTAACAGAAACCGCTATAAAACAAGATTGACCTCCTCATCCCCTTCTCCTTGACAAAGAGCTATGATCGGTCATGTATATTGCCGGATTGGGTAATATTTGATTGCAAGCGGACGAAGGACGATGAATGTGGTTATGGAATGCAGGCGTCGACGATTTTGGAAATTTAGCCAGAGCCTCAGCAGAGCTCTTTATGTACAGCGTACGCAGTACAATGAATAGATTAATTTTCATGATTGGTCAAGTTGTGGAAATTTTGTGATGTCCAAGTTGCGAGCGTGTGTATTGATGGGTTTGTCTTGTTTGTATATGACGTCGCGGCACGTGCTTGTCGTCCAGAATCTTGACCAGGAATTCTATCCCGAGGCTAGACTTCAATCTTTACCTTTCTACTAAATTCACCATTCTATGCTAATATTATATGTCTGCATGATAACATGAGGGCGGCCGGTCTGTTCGGCCGTTTCTGTCTCAAACGAGAACTTCCGCGTCTCCCCCGACACCATTTTAGTTGCCCGCCATGGCCTCGGCAACTACTGAAAGGCATTCCGCGGGGGGTCCCCGTAATAGGTGGGATGCTCATGACCACTCTGGCGCCAGCGGCTTTTTTGAAACTGGCGGAAGGGAATGATGGCCACGACAAGACTGGAGAAATgcagatgctagaggcctCGCGCGAAGAGGTCCGAAAGACGGTTTCCCCCGACGCGCAAGGCGTCTCGAAGCTCTGCCAGACATTATGGATCTACTTTTATTATTATGTCTATGACCCTATAGCTACAGGACTTCGCTTCGTTCACCTTGTCGTCATATTCATTCCGGTCGTCGCCACGGTGCCCGCCATCTGGCTTGGTCGAAAAGTGCAGGATCGGGATGGCGCGCGGTCTGGCACACTGTGGTGGTATCGGTTCTTGGTGAAAGCAATGGAGCGGGCTGGTCCGGCTTTCATCAAGGTATGGTTTTGTTGGTGAAGAACTATCTATTGACGGAACTGACAGGGTTACTTCTTGCATAGCTCGGCCAATGGGCTGCGTCACGAACAGATATCTTCCCACCGGAAATGTGTAATATAATGTCATCACTCCATTCGAATGCTCCTGCCCACTCACTTCATCAAACGAAGCGCATCATCCGCAAAGCATTCAACGGACTGCCATTCGAGGACATATTTGAAGAGTTCCAGGAGGAACCACTGGGCGTTGGAGCGATTGCACAGGTTTACAAAGCGAAGTTACGACCAAGCCTTGCTGCAACAAATGAAGAAGAATTGGGCATTGAACCACCAACATTGGGTGAGAAGGTTCGAAAAAATGTCGACGTGCTGGTCAAGAGTTCCCCGCAGCGGGTGCCATCATCGTATGTTGCGATCAAGGTGCAGCACCCCAGGGTTGAACAACTGATACATAGAGACTTGCGGATCATGTCATTTTTTGCTCACATGATCAATGCCATTCCCACAATGCACTGGCTGTCTTTCCCTGATGAAGTACAACAGTTTGGGGAAATGATGAAGCTACAACTGGACCTTCGGATTGAAGCTGCCAACCTCGTCATATTCCGCCAGAAATTCAATTCTCGCACTACTGCTTGGTTCCCATACCCATACTTAGAATACACCACCCGTGAGGTGTTGGTTGAGGAATTTGCCCAGGGCATTCCCTTGGCCACCTTCTTGGATATCGGCGGAGGTTTATATCAGCACGATATTGCCAATCAAGGCCTTGATGCATTCTTACACATGCTGCTCATAGACAATTTTGTTCATGCCGATCTCCATCCGGGGAATATCATGGTTCGTTTCTACCGGCCCAGCGAGCTGGACCTTTCCCTCGGCAAGCGTTCGCGTGCGTTCAATGCCCCGACGCGGGCCGAAGTTGATGTGACGGAGGCAGTCCTTGAGCGGCTACGTCCGAATCTCAACGACACTGATGATTGGAAGGCTGCTCTGTCCCAGCTCAACGAAGAGGGGTATCGACCGCAGTTGATATTTATCGACACTGGTCTTGTCACTCAGCTAAATGAGACCAATCGGCGGAACTTCTTAGACCTCTTTCGGGCAATCGCTGAATTTGATGGATACCGAGCTGGTCAGCTTATGGTCGAGCGATGCCGAACACCGGAAGAGGTCATTGATCCGGAGATATTTGCGCTGAAAATGGAGCATTTGGTTCTGAGCATCAAGTCTCGAACCTTTGCTCTGGGGACTGTCAAGATCGGTGATATTCTCAGTGAGGTATTGACTATGGTCCGAGGGCACCACGTTCGGTTTGAAGGAGATTTCGTCAACGTCGTCATTTCATGTCTGCTGCTTGAAGGAATAGGACGTAGTCTGAACCCCAACCTAGATCTGTTCAAGAGGTGGGTTTAATCCTTCACAAGGCTTTTGACTTGTTCAACTAAAACTGACTTTGTCTAGTGCACTTCCTATTCTACGACAATTGGGATCTGGAAGTTCATTATTGGAGACTGTTCGCTCAGGCGACTACTCAATGCTCTGGGTTTGGGTAGGTCTGGAGGCTCGTGGAATGCTGCAGGCCAGCATCGAGAGTGTTGAGCATTGCGTCAAGTATGACCAACTATCCCCTAATGTTTAAGCCAATTCTTCATTCTTCTTTTGTACCATACAAGCCCCATTCTTCACTGTTGATATGAAAGTTCAGGTGGCATGCCTGttgaaagatgaaaaaaaaagtcacaGCTATGCTTGATTTATCTTTGATCATTTAGAGAAATGCACCCATGTGCAAGGTAATCTGCAAGCAAAGTATGAATGGAACCTCCGGTATTTAAGGAGACAAGTAAAAATTAATGCAAAAATATCATTATCATATGTCTATTTTCATAGACTGGCGGAAAAAGACCAAGGTTGCGATATAGGACACgagggaagaagatgaacaTCGTACAAGAACAAGCGAAGATAAGCAATGGAACGCCAGCGCCATGCCTTTGAATAATTGCAGAGTGGAGTG
The nucleotide sequence above comes from Penicillium digitatum chromosome 1, complete sequence. Encoded proteins:
- a CDS encoding Ubiquinone biosynthesis protein, putative translates to MLMTTLAPAAFLKLAEGNDGHDKTGEMQMLEASREEVRKTVSPDAQGVSKLCQTLWIYFYYYVYDPIATGLRFVHLVVIFIPVVATVPAIWLGRKVQDRDGARSGTLWWYRFLVKAMERAGPAFIKLGQWAASRTDIFPPEMCNIMSSLHSNAPAHSLHQTKRIIRKAFNGLPFEDIFEEFQEEPLGVGAIAQVYKAKLRPSLAATNEEELGIEPPTLGEKVRKNVDVLVKSSPQRVPSSYVAIKVQHPRVEQLIHRDLRIMSFFAHMINAIPTMHWLSFPDEVQQFGEMMKLQLDLRIEAANLVIFRQKFNSRTTAWFPYPYLEYTTREVLVEEFAQGIPLATFLDIGGGLYQHDIANQGLDAFLHMLLIDNFVHADLHPGNIMVRFYRPSELDLSLGKRSRAFNAPTRAEVDVTEAVLERLRPNLNDTDDWKAALSQLNEEGYRPQLIFIDTGLVTQLNETNRRNFLDLFRAIAEFDGYRAGQLMVERCRTPEEVIDPEIFALKMEHLVLSIKSRTFALGTVKIGDILSEVLTMVRGHHVRFEGDFVNVVISCLLLEGIGRSLNPNLDLFKSALPILRQLGSGSSLLETVRSGDYSMLWVWVGLEARGMLQASIESVEHCVKYDQLSPNV
- a CDS encoding mitochondrial-processing peptidase subunit alpha protein, which codes for MGRTQNLRDIESNNEKKHSRWRDWAFVLLWGVIGYASIIFIVLAYSNPGLIPFYISSLLFRKEISPFFAFSHGTGHYSKPQGFKIVALVPFHYHERTAILDCYLQKNLVHNNGFLDQVVFVPQTDDAVSMDWLYSIVNQTPAYSISSRGYEMEWKVAKDDVMYIRIDGDTVFLEDNAISTIVKTKLDNPSTLMVSANVINEAALASLHSHPGTALPYLPELYDVKQPSRSKSQLKHDWRASSLPSWQGPLNFEVPKDFEPPFEGHRWLLPRDTGSGRDPIARSIYTDTGPTLHDWTVGAQQHYSFLHHLEHNDLGHYKFPMWVDPNEPTSENFGCFWGNDAAHVHRMFRNNQKGSSHNWQMSDGSRPHVIIDGKGLVSHYSARQGATGLDATDLITRYRAYAQEKVCLQTE